From a single Alkalihalophilus pseudofirmus genomic region:
- a CDS encoding NarK family nitrate/nitrite MFS transporter has product MTVTELFRFKNEKIKVLHFTWFAFFISFFTWYNMAPLATTMLETMDWLTPQHIAALGICNVALTIPARVIIGTLLDKYGPRKVYSALLIIMSFPAIVFAFGDSWAQLMIARLVLGSIGASFVIGIRMVAEWFPPKSIGFAEGIYGGWGNFGSAVAAMLLPWFALTLLGGDEGWRYALAFTGVICFVYGFIYYFNVKDTPDGKEFIRPKRTGALEVSTWGDLVQLIFWTLPLGGALALSAWRLANLGFISDTALYLVYAVIGITLVYQIFMILKVNIPILKKGVPEDDRYNFKNVGALNSTYFANFGAELAIVSMLPMFFQLTFSLSASQAGLIAASFAFVNLLARPLGGILSDRMGSRRKVMLIYMFGITLGLFGMGFMDSNWPLIFAVAITVLTSMFIQGAEGATFAVIPMIKKRVTGQIAGMAGAYGNVGATIYLTLYTFVTPQQFFFILATGALASFIICFFTLEEPKNSFSEEYYLSSDELTSGEEEEIPQIINGKELKRKAL; this is encoded by the coding sequence ATGACTGTAACTGAGCTCTTCAGATTCAAGAATGAAAAAATCAAGGTATTGCATTTTACATGGTTCGCTTTCTTTATATCCTTTTTCACTTGGTATAATATGGCGCCTCTTGCAACAACAATGCTTGAAACAATGGACTGGTTAACACCTCAGCATATTGCTGCGCTTGGCATTTGTAATGTTGCTTTAACCATACCTGCACGCGTTATTATTGGTACGTTATTAGATAAATATGGTCCTAGAAAGGTCTATTCAGCCTTACTGATTATAATGTCCTTTCCCGCTATCGTATTTGCTTTTGGAGATAGTTGGGCACAATTAATGATCGCCCGTTTAGTGCTTGGAAGTATTGGTGCAAGTTTCGTAATTGGAATTAGAATGGTTGCCGAATGGTTCCCTCCAAAAAGTATTGGATTTGCAGAAGGTATTTATGGAGGCTGGGGAAATTTCGGTTCAGCAGTAGCTGCTATGCTTCTTCCTTGGTTCGCCCTTACTCTATTAGGTGGAGATGAAGGATGGAGATATGCATTAGCTTTCACAGGAGTCATCTGTTTTGTTTATGGATTCATTTATTACTTTAATGTTAAAGATACTCCAGATGGAAAAGAGTTTATTAGACCTAAAAGAACTGGAGCTTTAGAAGTAAGCACCTGGGGGGATCTCGTTCAATTAATTTTCTGGACGTTACCTCTTGGTGGAGCATTGGCCCTTAGTGCGTGGCGACTAGCAAACCTTGGTTTCATCTCAGATACGGCTCTTTATCTTGTGTATGCAGTAATAGGCATCACACTTGTCTATCAAATTTTTATGATTTTAAAAGTGAATATACCTATCTTGAAAAAAGGAGTACCTGAGGATGACCGCTATAACTTTAAAAATGTCGGTGCACTAAACAGTACTTACTTTGCTAATTTCGGTGCTGAATTAGCCATCGTTTCAATGCTTCCGATGTTTTTTCAATTAACCTTTTCTCTCTCTGCCTCTCAAGCAGGACTAATAGCAGCCTCATTCGCCTTTGTTAACTTGTTAGCTAGACCTCTTGGCGGAATACTATCTGATCGAATGGGCAGCAGAAGAAAAGTTATGCTTATTTACATGTTTGGAATCACCCTCGGTCTTTTTGGAATGGGTTTTATGGACTCTAACTGGCCGCTTATATTTGCTGTTGCCATTACCGTCTTAACTTCAATGTTTATCCAGGGTGCAGAAGGAGCTACCTTTGCCGTGATTCCCATGATTAAAAAGAGAGTAACAGGTCAAATAGCAGGAATGGCTGGAGCATACGGAAACGTTGGGGCTACTATTTACTTAACTCTTTACACTTTTGTAACGCCTCAACAATTCTTTTTTATCCTTGCCACAGGGGCATTAGCCAGCTTTATTATTTGCTTCTTTACACTAGAAGAACCTAAAAATTCATTTAGTGAGGAATACTATCTTTCCTCAGATGAATTAACATCAGGAGAAGAAGAAGAAATTCCTCAAATAATCAATGGAAAAGAGCTTAAAAGAAAAGCTTTATAG
- the nasC gene encoding assimilatory nitrate reductase catalytic subunit NasC — protein sequence MTELLLRYFRKKQKEAETEKIYDTQCPFCSMQCKMQLIEQSTVTRKKYQTIAKNNPTSEGRLCIKGLHAHQHALHKDRIKTPLLNVDGEFQEISWEDALKLIKEKFTAIQSFHGKNALSVYGSATITNEEAYLLGKFARVALQTKYIDYNGRLCMSSAASAAARTFGMDRGFTNSIKEIEGTRCIILAGTNIAECQPTMMPYFERAKENGCFIIAIDPRETMTTKLADVHLKVKPGMDAALANGLLKVIIEKGLIDNSFIEQRVAGFDEVKNHVASLDLEEIARLTGVESKLIEQAATVFGKEETGMIFTARGIEQQTDGSISVRNFLNILLTTGKIGKAYSGFGAVTGQGNGQGAREHGQKADQLPGYRSIENEEHRKYVANIWGVKEEDLPRKGVSAFEMFEKMDEGDIKGLFLMCSNPIVSNPSSAFVKQAIGKLDFFVAVDMFISETARLADLILPATSYLETSGTMTNVEGRVTLREASFPLWANAKHDWQIICEVAQTLGYGDYFSYSTSEEIFEELKEASKGGIADYSGITYDRLRKEKGILWPCTDELHPGTERLFEKSFAHSDGKAKMIPVPNKAEVEKEAPSEEFPLYLTTGRVMSHYLTGVQTRKSSSLAAREFESFMEIHPVTAKKYNINDQALVKIESKRGNIIVRSRLSDSIREDTVFVPFHWEETQNVNQLISKKLDPTCRMPGFKVSAVRIRSVTT from the coding sequence ATGACTGAACTTTTATTACGTTATTTTAGAAAAAAGCAAAAAGAGGCCGAAACTGAAAAGATATACGATACTCAATGTCCTTTCTGTAGTATGCAGTGTAAAATGCAGCTGATTGAGCAATCGACAGTTACACGCAAAAAATATCAAACAATTGCTAAGAATAATCCAACGTCAGAAGGGCGCCTTTGTATAAAAGGGTTACATGCACATCAACATGCCCTACATAAAGATCGAATAAAAACACCATTATTAAATGTAGACGGGGAATTCCAGGAAATCTCATGGGAGGATGCTCTTAAACTAATTAAAGAGAAGTTCACAGCCATTCAATCCTTCCATGGGAAAAATGCTCTTTCTGTTTATGGCAGTGCAACCATTACAAATGAAGAAGCCTATCTGCTTGGCAAGTTTGCACGTGTTGCTCTTCAAACTAAATATATCGACTATAATGGTCGTCTCTGTATGTCATCAGCAGCCTCAGCCGCGGCTCGGACGTTTGGAATGGATCGTGGTTTTACCAATAGCATAAAGGAGATTGAAGGTACAAGATGTATCATATTAGCAGGAACTAATATTGCTGAATGCCAGCCAACGATGATGCCTTACTTTGAAAGAGCAAAAGAGAATGGCTGCTTTATCATAGCGATTGACCCAAGAGAGACGATGACAACAAAACTAGCAGATGTCCACTTGAAGGTAAAACCTGGGATGGATGCAGCATTAGCAAATGGATTATTAAAGGTTATTATTGAAAAAGGACTAATAGACAACTCATTTATAGAACAAAGGGTAGCTGGTTTTGATGAAGTGAAAAACCATGTAGCTTCCCTTGACCTTGAAGAGATTGCAAGGTTAACAGGTGTTGAGAGCAAACTAATCGAGCAAGCTGCTACTGTGTTTGGAAAAGAAGAAACAGGCATGATTTTTACAGCAAGAGGAATTGAGCAGCAAACAGATGGTTCGATCTCAGTAAGGAATTTCTTGAATATTCTTTTGACTACTGGAAAGATTGGTAAAGCTTATTCAGGGTTTGGAGCTGTTACAGGTCAGGGCAATGGTCAAGGCGCTAGAGAACACGGCCAAAAAGCAGATCAGCTTCCAGGCTACAGATCAATTGAAAATGAAGAGCACCGTAAGTACGTGGCAAACATCTGGGGAGTTAAAGAGGAGGATTTACCTCGCAAGGGGGTCTCAGCTTTTGAGATGTTTGAAAAAATGGATGAAGGCGACATAAAAGGTTTGTTTCTTATGTGTTCAAACCCAATAGTATCCAATCCTAGCTCTGCTTTTGTGAAACAAGCTATAGGGAAGTTAGACTTCTTCGTAGCTGTAGATATGTTTATTTCAGAAACAGCCCGCTTAGCCGATTTGATATTACCTGCAACTTCTTATTTAGAAACCTCAGGCACAATGACAAATGTTGAGGGCAGAGTGACTTTAAGGGAGGCGAGCTTTCCATTATGGGCAAATGCTAAGCATGATTGGCAAATTATTTGCGAAGTGGCTCAAACACTTGGATATGGTGACTATTTTTCTTATAGTACTTCTGAAGAGATCTTTGAAGAATTAAAGGAAGCTAGCAAAGGTGGAATAGCTGATTACTCTGGGATTACGTATGATCGTCTTAGAAAGGAAAAAGGAATATTATGGCCTTGTACAGACGAGCTGCATCCTGGCACAGAACGATTATTTGAAAAAAGTTTTGCCCATTCTGACGGGAAAGCAAAAATGATTCCCGTCCCTAATAAAGCAGAAGTTGAAAAGGAAGCACCATCAGAAGAGTTTCCTTTGTATTTAACAACAGGAAGAGTAATGTCTCACTATTTAACAGGTGTTCAAACACGTAAGAGCTCTAGTCTTGCTGCACGAGAATTTGAGTCTTTCATGGAGATTCACCCAGTAACGGCGAAGAAATATAATATTAACGACCAAGCTTTGGTTAAAATTGAGTCAAAACGAGGAAATATTATAGTTAGGAGCAGGTTGAGCGATTCAATTCGTGAAGATACAGTCTTTGTGCCGTTTCACTGGGAAGAAACCCAAAATGTAAATCAATTAATCTCAAAAAAACTAGATCCTACTTGCAGAATGCCAGGGTTTAAGGTTAGTGCAGTGAGAATACGTTCAGTTACAACATGA
- the ftsX gene encoding permease-like cell division protein FtsX produces MKFRTLGRHVKEGTKNLGRNGWMTFASISAVTVMLLVVGAFLLLILNANNFASSVEDDVEIRAYIELTATPEQQEELRTQIENTPNVESVTFLSKDEGLDQLIDSLNEAGSAFESIREENPLNDAFIVRAASPQLTESISQQIDEMPYVESTNYGQDFVERLFAFTDLARTIGVILIVGMMFTAMFLIANTIKITIIARKREIQIMKLVGATNGFIRWPFFVEGLLLGVVGSLIPIVVLGFGYSYLYSAYGSQFETLFFSLLTPFPYIWQIAALLVGIGAFIGVWGSVMSVRKFLKV; encoded by the coding sequence ATGAAGTTTAGAACCCTCGGACGTCATGTAAAAGAAGGAACGAAAAACCTTGGACGAAACGGCTGGATGACGTTTGCATCGATTAGTGCTGTAACGGTCATGCTGCTTGTTGTAGGAGCGTTCTTACTTTTAATTTTAAATGCCAATAATTTTGCAAGCAGTGTTGAAGATGATGTAGAAATTAGAGCGTACATTGAATTAACGGCAACACCCGAACAACAAGAGGAATTAAGAACTCAAATAGAAAACACTCCAAATGTAGAGAGTGTAACCTTCTTAAGTAAGGATGAAGGTCTCGATCAGTTGATTGACAGCTTAAATGAAGCAGGAAGTGCTTTTGAATCGATTCGAGAGGAAAACCCGCTTAATGATGCATTCATTGTCAGAGCAGCGAGTCCGCAATTAACAGAATCTATTTCTCAGCAAATAGATGAAATGCCTTATGTAGAGTCAACGAATTATGGACAAGATTTTGTTGAGCGCTTGTTCGCTTTTACAGATCTTGCTAGAACCATCGGCGTCATTCTCATTGTCGGGATGATGTTTACAGCGATGTTCTTAATTGCGAACACGATTAAAATTACGATTATCGCACGTAAACGAGAGATCCAAATTATGAAACTAGTAGGGGCAACAAACGGCTTTATCCGCTGGCCTTTCTTTGTAGAAGGACTGCTGTTAGGTGTTGTTGGTTCCTTAATTCCGATTGTCGTATTAGGCTTTGGTTATTCCTATCTTTACTCTGCGTATGGATCACAGTTTGAAACGTTATTTTTCTCACTGTTAACGCCATTCCCGTATATATGGCAAATCGCTGCTCTGTTAGTCGGCATCGGAGCGTTTATCGGTGTATGGGGAAGCGTAATGTCAGTTCGTAAGTTTTTAAAAGTCTAA
- the nirB gene encoding nitrite reductase large subunit NirB: MGKERLVVIGNGMAGVNCLEEIFKLQPGRFDVTVFGSEPHFNYNRILLSSVLQGSAKVQDIILHDRKWYEDNHIQLYTGETVTEIDHTHKFIRTNLNKEVHYDKVIIATGSTPFILPVPGCKKEGVFTFRTIEDCSQMIESAKLYKKAVVIGGGVLGLEAARGLLGLGMAVDVVHLSNSLMDKQLDTTASKMLRHELEQQGINFLLEKETAEITGEQRVEGILFKDGSEAAADIVVMAAGVRPNIQLAINAGIETGRAIIVNDYLQTSAPDVYAVGECAEHRNKVYGLVKPLYEQGKELAKHICEVDSHGYHGSTLSTKLKISGVEVFSAGNWLEDDTTKTIIHYDEDEYIYKKIVLKDDRVQGAIMFGDANASNRLIDYIYKKKAITAKEKKLLMQEGSKELSEITTMEGTAIVCNCNGVSKGEIIEAAQKQALTTIEEVKKCTKASSACGGCRPLVGDLLIYMQSDTFKEVKEERSLCSCTSLTDEEVVTKMQMLQLDSFEEVTSRLGWSNKEGCSQCVAAIDYYVRMLNPGYNQVEKSLVFFDHSNAVRQNDGSYIISPQMNGGFTNANQLRRVADLMEEYLIPQAFITEEQRLSLLGAPEDALYAIYKETDLPLMRKDANIVQVINLCKENHNCTCTKQEVFELAIKMDQIISDVKTPHRIKVRMSGCLNNKTRIGLEDIGIVRSDLGWEIYVGGLCLNEFKDEQLLYVANSENEVLEIVLCLIEYYRQTARYSERLFEWVDRMNLLHVREILIDNELRTELQENSELKSGYVGN; this comes from the coding sequence ATGGGGAAGGAACGATTAGTGGTAATAGGAAATGGGATGGCAGGAGTCAATTGTCTAGAAGAGATTTTTAAGCTTCAGCCTGGCAGGTTTGATGTTACCGTATTCGGAAGTGAGCCGCATTTCAATTATAACCGCATCCTTTTATCTTCCGTTTTACAAGGCTCAGCGAAGGTACAAGATATTATTTTACATGATCGAAAGTGGTATGAAGATAATCATATTCAGCTGTATACAGGTGAGACAGTCACAGAAATTGATCATACTCATAAGTTTATCCGTACAAATCTAAATAAAGAAGTTCACTATGATAAAGTGATTATTGCAACGGGTTCTACTCCTTTTATCTTGCCAGTCCCAGGGTGTAAAAAAGAGGGCGTTTTCACTTTTCGAACGATAGAGGATTGTTCTCAAATGATAGAGAGCGCAAAGCTTTATAAAAAAGCTGTGGTCATAGGGGGAGGAGTTTTAGGGCTGGAAGCTGCAAGGGGGTTATTGGGCTTAGGAATGGCTGTAGATGTGGTCCATCTTTCTAACTCTTTGATGGATAAACAGCTAGATACTACCGCATCAAAAATGTTGCGGCATGAGCTTGAGCAACAAGGAATAAATTTTTTGCTTGAAAAGGAGACTGCAGAAATAACTGGTGAGCAGCGGGTAGAAGGTATTCTCTTTAAAGACGGATCAGAAGCAGCTGCAGATATAGTCGTCATGGCTGCCGGTGTCAGACCTAATATACAGTTAGCGATAAATGCTGGAATTGAAACAGGAAGAGCGATCATAGTGAACGATTATCTTCAAACTAGTGCGCCTGATGTATATGCAGTTGGCGAATGTGCAGAACATCGAAATAAAGTATATGGACTTGTTAAACCATTGTATGAACAAGGAAAAGAGCTAGCTAAACATATATGTGAAGTTGATTCACACGGTTATCATGGTTCTACTTTATCAACTAAACTAAAAATATCTGGAGTGGAAGTGTTCTCAGCCGGAAACTGGCTAGAGGACGATACAACTAAAACGATTATTCATTATGACGAAGATGAATATATTTATAAAAAAATTGTTTTAAAAGATGACAGGGTTCAAGGAGCCATAATGTTTGGAGATGCCAATGCCTCAAATAGATTAATTGATTACATTTATAAGAAGAAAGCAATAACAGCTAAGGAAAAGAAGCTTTTAATGCAGGAAGGTTCAAAAGAGCTTTCAGAGATAACTACAATGGAAGGTACAGCGATTGTTTGTAACTGTAATGGGGTTTCAAAAGGAGAAATAATTGAAGCTGCTCAAAAACAGGCGTTAACAACAATTGAGGAAGTGAAAAAGTGTACGAAGGCTTCTAGTGCATGCGGCGGATGCAGACCCTTGGTTGGTGATTTATTGATATACATGCAAAGTGATACGTTTAAAGAAGTAAAAGAAGAACGTTCCTTATGTTCTTGTACTTCATTAACAGATGAGGAAGTAGTAACAAAGATGCAAATGCTGCAGCTTGACTCTTTTGAAGAAGTCACCTCTAGGCTGGGCTGGTCAAATAAAGAAGGATGTTCACAATGTGTTGCGGCGATCGATTATTATGTGAGAATGCTTAACCCTGGCTATAATCAGGTGGAAAAATCACTAGTTTTTTTTGATCACTCTAATGCGGTAAGGCAAAATGATGGATCTTACATCATTTCCCCACAAATGAATGGAGGGTTCACAAATGCAAACCAACTAAGAAGAGTCGCAGATTTAATGGAAGAATACCTTATTCCACAAGCTTTCATAACAGAAGAACAAAGACTTTCATTACTAGGTGCTCCTGAAGATGCTCTATATGCAATATATAAGGAAACCGACCTTCCATTAATGAGGAAAGATGCAAATATAGTTCAAGTGATTAATTTATGCAAGGAGAATCATAATTGTACATGTACAAAGCAGGAAGTTTTCGAATTAGCTATAAAAATGGATCAAATAATTAGTGATGTTAAGACGCCCCATCGTATAAAAGTCAGGATGTCTGGCTGTTTAAATAATAAAACAAGAATTGGATTAGAGGATATAGGGATTGTTCGCTCTGATCTTGGTTGGGAAATTTATGTAGGTGGACTGTGTTTAAATGAGTTTAAGGATGAACAGCTGCTATATGTAGCCAATTCTGAAAATGAAGTCCTAGAAATAGTACTATGTCTGATTGAATATTATCGCCAAACCGCGAGATATAGTGAACGGCTTTTTGAGTGGGTGGACCGAATGAACCTTTTACATGTACGGGAGATTTTAATAGATAACGAGCTGCGGACAGAATTACAAGAAAATTCAGAACTTAAAAGTGGATACGTAGGTAACTAA
- a CDS encoding S41 family peptidase, translated as MNSKKLLLILVAVVAIGLGSIFLFTGSFALEGNERASTTDPDNQPAEEVQLEDIESLEKIAKTFAIIQEQYVEDVSEEELIQGAIEGMLDTLDDPYSVYMDQETANQFVESLGSSFEGIGAEVSMTDGTVTIVAPFRESPAEQAGLQPNDKIIEIDGESTDGLSLYEAVLKIRGEKGTTVTLTVDRAGASEFLTIPVVRDDIPIETVRVSTIERDGKTIGMLDITSFSVDTAERFEEGLAELEAQGIDGLLIDVRGNPGGYLDSVEKIGKLIIPGGEPIVQIQDRAGERVRYVSSLDERKPYPIVGLTDRSSASASEILSAALIEAGDYDVVGETTFGKGTVQQTIQLGDGSELKLSLFKWLTSAGNDINGEGVEPTVEVKQPDYFYSAPLTGDETLTLDMMNEQIRSAQTMLKGLGHEPGRTDGYYDEQTEQAVRAFQKAQGLSETGEIDEETAGTLQQLIVDEVRDESNDKQLQTAIELILKQAN; from the coding sequence ATGAATAGCAAGAAATTGCTTCTCATACTAGTCGCTGTAGTGGCGATCGGCTTAGGAAGTATCTTTTTATTTACAGGCTCATTTGCATTAGAAGGAAATGAGAGGGCGTCAACAACTGATCCAGATAATCAGCCTGCAGAAGAGGTTCAGCTAGAGGATATTGAATCACTTGAGAAGATTGCGAAGACATTCGCCATTATTCAAGAGCAATATGTAGAAGATGTGAGTGAAGAAGAGTTGATTCAAGGGGCCATTGAAGGAATGCTTGATACGTTAGATGACCCTTATTCAGTGTATATGGATCAAGAAACGGCAAACCAATTTGTCGAGTCATTAGGTTCAAGCTTTGAAGGGATCGGAGCAGAGGTGAGCATGACAGACGGCACGGTGACAATTGTTGCCCCGTTCCGTGAGTCACCGGCAGAACAAGCAGGTCTTCAGCCAAACGATAAAATTATTGAAATTGACGGAGAGTCAACAGACGGTTTATCGCTTTATGAAGCCGTGTTGAAGATCCGCGGAGAAAAAGGAACAACTGTAACGCTTACAGTAGACCGTGCAGGAGCAAGCGAATTTTTAACGATTCCGGTTGTACGAGATGATATTCCAATTGAAACAGTAAGAGTCAGCACGATTGAGCGTGACGGGAAAACGATCGGAATGCTCGACATTACCTCGTTCTCTGTTGATACAGCTGAACGTTTTGAAGAGGGTTTGGCGGAATTAGAAGCACAAGGTATTGATGGACTATTAATTGATGTTCGCGGAAATCCGGGTGGCTACTTAGATAGCGTGGAAAAAATCGGTAAGCTGATTATTCCTGGTGGAGAACCAATTGTTCAAATTCAAGATCGTGCAGGAGAGCGTGTTCGTTACGTATCTTCATTAGATGAGAGAAAGCCGTATCCGATTGTCGGTTTAACAGACCGCTCAAGCGCATCAGCATCAGAGATTTTATCAGCTGCTTTAATTGAAGCAGGTGATTACGATGTAGTCGGTGAGACGACATTTGGTAAGGGGACAGTACAGCAAACAATTCAACTTGGTGACGGAAGTGAATTGAAGCTCTCCTTATTCAAATGGCTGACATCAGCTGGGAATGATATCAATGGTGAAGGGGTCGAACCTACTGTTGAAGTGAAGCAGCCAGATTATTTCTATTCTGCACCTCTAACAGGGGATGAGACACTGACGCTTGATATGATGAACGAACAGATCCGTAGTGCTCAAACAATGCTTAAAGGACTTGGTCATGAGCCTGGCCGCACAGATGGGTATTATGATGAACAGACCGAGCAAGCTGTTCGTGCGTTCCAAAAAGCACAAGGGCTGAGTGAAACAGGTGAAATTGACGAAGAAACAGCAGGCACATTGCAGCAGCTCATCGTTGATGAAGTCCGCGATGAGTCTAATGACAAGCAGCTGCAAACAGCGATTGAGTTAATTTTGAAACAAGCGAATTAA
- a CDS encoding murein hydrolase activator EnvC family protein — MRRRIGLVAAAAILTFSSFGFSPKMDVAHANSELKQQISDVQREQQQNSEKATQTEAELEKIEAELESVNAEMQEIDEQMSETNQKIREKRGEIEETRAHIEELQEEIAILEERIAERDELLKDRARSMYQSGGSIDYLEVILGSKDFGDFLDRVSALTVIAQQDRSILEAHMEDHLALEEAKETVESELANLEQQLIELEELSAELEAQRQEKDRLLGQLEQKEGELHTDLGNLDNENEILKQQQAALEQQLAEYEAEQERKRQEEEKRKAEEAAAAAAASQQSTSRSSGSSSNSSSSSNASNNTQHSAPAVTNSGFMRPATGTITSTYGPRATFGGRMHHGIDIGKNGRTGDVPIVAVADGQVVQSYYSSSYGNTVLISHMVNGQQITTLYAHLENREVSTGDRVSKGQRLGMMGNTGRSFGPHLHFEVHEGGWNNAKSNSVDPLKYIPR, encoded by the coding sequence ATGAGGAGAAGAATCGGATTAGTCGCAGCAGCCGCAATACTTACATTCAGTTCGTTTGGATTTTCGCCGAAAATGGATGTAGCCCATGCCAACAGTGAACTTAAACAACAAATCTCTGATGTTCAACGTGAGCAGCAGCAAAACTCAGAAAAAGCAACTCAGACGGAAGCGGAATTAGAGAAAATTGAGGCGGAACTCGAGTCAGTGAATGCTGAAATGCAGGAAATTGATGAGCAGATGTCAGAAACAAACCAAAAGATTCGTGAAAAGCGCGGAGAAATTGAAGAAACACGTGCTCATATTGAAGAACTTCAAGAAGAGATTGCTATTTTAGAAGAGCGCATCGCAGAACGTGATGAACTATTAAAGGATCGTGCTCGTTCAATGTATCAATCTGGCGGATCTATTGACTATTTAGAAGTCATTTTAGGTTCAAAAGATTTCGGTGATTTCCTTGATCGTGTCAGTGCGTTAACGGTTATTGCACAGCAAGACCGTAGTATCCTAGAAGCACATATGGAAGATCACTTAGCTCTTGAAGAAGCGAAAGAGACCGTTGAAAGCGAGCTTGCTAATTTAGAGCAGCAGCTAATCGAGCTTGAAGAGTTAAGTGCTGAACTTGAAGCACAACGTCAAGAAAAAGATCGTCTTCTCGGTCAGCTTGAGCAAAAAGAAGGCGAGCTTCATACCGATCTTGGTAACTTAGATAATGAAAATGAAATCCTAAAACAGCAACAAGCAGCACTAGAACAGCAGCTTGCAGAATATGAAGCAGAACAAGAGCGTAAACGTCAAGAAGAAGAGAAGCGTAAAGCAGAAGAAGCTGCAGCAGCAGCGGCTGCAAGCCAGCAATCGACTTCAAGAAGTTCTGGTTCAAGTTCAAATTCTAGTTCAAGCTCAAATGCAAGCAACAATACACAGCATAGCGCACCAGCAGTAACAAACTCTGGGTTTATGCGTCCGGCAACAGGTACAATTACTTCAACATACGGACCACGTGCGACATTCGGAGGCCGTATGCACCATGGTATTGATATTGGTAAGAACGGGCGTACAGGTGACGTGCCAATCGTAGCAGTAGCAGATGGACAAGTTGTTCAATCTTACTATTCATCAAGTTATGGTAATACCGTCCTAATTTCTCACATGGTGAACGGACAGCAGATCACAACACTTTATGCTCACCTTGAAAATCGTGAAGTGAGTACAGGGGACCGTGTATCAAAAGGGCAGCGCCTTGGTATGATGGGTAATACAGGTCGTTCATTTGGACCTCACTTACACTTTGAAGTACATGAAGGCGGCTGGAATAATGCAAAATCAAATTCTGTTGATCCATTAAAATATATTCCACGTTAA